One stretch of Daphnia pulicaria isolate SC F1-1A chromosome 8, SC_F0-13Bv2, whole genome shotgun sequence DNA includes these proteins:
- the LOC124311886 gene encoding uncharacterized protein LOC124311886 gives MGKRKKIFDEENGTHLSRYVKRRLAKKNSNVDTGEMQDNEEIMKSLELTTELGLYSLNGGPSNLLTTIDEVENVDNNFEITSTDEEIIEINESTEDEHCSYYCESTSSQTETETEDELYIHRENFCQPSQYLPLFNLGFYFKNNLSKKAFHQSLKLTQIATQDSQKQLQNPESCLNEYSHLAVNIQKQFICLQKECSQILVIDSKGIPTARQPCGHKLSKEDKTCFMLKLPIKQQLLHYLQEGDMLDNKDFVSATIPNEGIRKDVSSGDCCRTLVKNRHITNRTMTGILNIDGADFFKSSKFGFWPCMAVINEVPYKKRRSNMVLMALWYGNKKPPRDSFLEFALQDLQSLESDPIEFKGITVPSISDRGCKP, from the exons atgggaaagagaaagaaaatttttgacgAGGAAAATGGAACTCATCTTAGCAGATATGTTAAAAGGAGATTGgccaaaaagaattcaaatgtAGACACGGGGGAGATGCAGGATAATGAAGAAATAATGAAGTCTTTGGAACTTACGACAGAATTAGGATTGTACAGTCTAAATGGTGGTCCCTCCAACCTTTTAACAACCATTGATGAAGTAGAAAATGTAGAcaacaattttgaaatcacGTCAACTGATGAGGAA ATAATAGAGATAAATGAATCTACGGAGGATGAACACTGTAGCTATTATTGTGAATCTACATCATCACAAACTGAAACAGAAACTGAG GATGAACTTTACATCCACCGTGAAAACTTTTGCCAACCATCACAATACTTGCCTCTTTTCAACTTGGGGTTTTATTTCAAGAATAACCTTTCTAAGAAGGCTTTTCATCAAAGTTTGAAATTGACGCAAATTGCTACCCAAGACAGCCAAAAGCAACTACAAAATCCTGAATCGTGTTTAAATGAGTACTCCCACTTGGCAGTCAATattcaaaaacaattcatttGCCTTCAGAAAGAGTGCAGTCAGATTCTTGTAATTGACTCTAAAGGTATCCCTACAGCTAGACAACCATGTGGCCATAAATTATCTAAAGAAGACAAGACGTGTTTCATGCTGAAACTACCAATCAAACAGCAGTTGCTGCATTATCTACAAGAAGGGGACATGCTAGATAATAAAGATTTTGTGTCGGCAACTATACCaaatgaagggattcgaaaaGACGTCAGTTCTGGTGATTGCTGTCGTACCCTAGTAAAGAATCGACATATCACCAATAGAACAATGACTGGGATCTTAAATATTGATGGTGCTGACTTCTTTAAGTCCAGTAAATTTGGCTTTTGGCCATGTATGGCAGTTATAAACGAAGTACCGTATAAAAAACGACGATCGAATATGGTGTTGATGGCATTGTGGTACGGAAACAAGAAACCTCCTCGCGATTCTTTCCTAGAATTTGCACTTCAAGATTTACAATCTCTGGAATCCGATCCGATTGAATTTAAAGGAattacagtcccctccataa GCGATAGAGGTTGCAAACCCTAA
- the LOC124312632 gene encoding uncharacterized protein LOC124312632, translating into MSEHSLSGNKAKNDKSDKPTKPALPTDSVQAIINYVTEFWRKQYTFTLEAKHIRSAISNKLSTEKSAFKKRSKIVASETARNNLTADDDGQPNGAAGGDEDEDDEIAT; encoded by the exons ATGTCCGAGCATTCTCTTAGTGGAAATAAAGCAAAAAATGACAAGTCTGACAAACCAACGAAGCCTGCCCTACCCACTGATTCCGTTCAGGCAATCATAA attatgtCACCGAATTTTGGAGAAAGCAATACACCTTCACCCTGGAAGCAAAGCACATTAGGAGTGCTATCAGTAACAAACTCTCGACCGAAAAATCGGCGTTCAAGAAAAGATCAAAAATTGTTGCATCAGAAACTGCCAGAAATAATTTAAccgctgatgatgatggacaACCTAATGGTGCTGCTGGCGGTGATGAagacgaagatgacgaaatagcaacttaa